In Ostrea edulis chromosome 10, xbOstEdul1.1, whole genome shotgun sequence, one genomic interval encodes:
- the LOC125665485 gene encoding glutathione S-transferase-like isoform X2, with protein MAEWEILYYNLPLAGRAEFIRLIFEEMGISYSEPIKSFDEIREMVFNNGIGGFPVQFPPVLRKGRLAFHGKRWIDSYHNQKEETQPYIDWVAKERIPKWLKYFEEVLKRNNDGQGFLFGSELTYVDLGLLQCLRGCEYSYPKAFEAADYCPLLKAFKTRMEARPKLAAYYKSERYAKHPQDTNSMM; from the exons atGGCGGAGTGGGAAATCCTTTATTACAATCTTCCATTAGCTGGGAGGGCAGAATTTATTCGTTTGATATTCGAAGAAATGGGAATATCATACAGTGAACCAATTAAATCCTTTGACGAAATCCGGGAAATGGTCTTTAACAACGGCATCGGTgggttccctgtccaattcccaCCCGTCCTCAGAAAAG GACGATTGGCTTTCCACGGCAAGAGGTGGATAGATTCTTACCACAATCAAAAGGAGGAGACACAGCCCTACATTGATTGGGTCGCCAAAGAGAGGATAccaaaatggctgaaatattttGAGGAAGTCCTGAAGAGAAATAATGATGGGCAAGG ttTCCTATTCGGATCAGAGTTGACGTATGTAGACCTGGGACTACTTCAATGCCTCCGAGGTTGTGAATATTCCTACCCTAAGGCGTTTGAGGCAGCGGATTATTGCCCTCTGCTGAAGGCTTTTAAGACCCGTATGGAAGCCCGACCTAAGCTTGCAGCGTACTACAAGTCGGAGCGATACGCCAAGCATCCACAGGACACCAACAGCATGATGTAA
- the LOC125665485 gene encoding glutathione S-transferase P 1-like isoform X1 codes for MAEWEILYYNLPLAGRAEFIRLIFEEMGISYSEPIKSFDEIREMVFNNGIGGFPVQFPPVLRKGDFHLGQTPVICKYLGEKFGLVPKSEEEKWQAEQVNATIHDFVAEGRLAFHGKRWIDSYHNQKEETQPYIDWVAKERIPKWLKYFEEVLKRNNDGQGFLFGSELTYVDLGLLQCLRGCEYSYPKAFEAADYCPLLKAFKTRMEARPKLAAYYKSERYAKHPQDTNSMM; via the exons atGGCGGAGTGGGAAATCCTTTATTACAATCTTCCATTAGCTGGGAGGGCAGAATTTATTCGTTTGATATTCGAAGAAATGGGAATATCATACAGTGAACCAATTAAATCCTTTGACGAAATCCGGGAAATGGTCTTTAACAACGGCATCGGTgggttccctgtccaattcccaCCCGTCCTCAGAAAAG GTGACTTTCATCTTGGACAAACACCTGTAATCTGTAAATATTTAGGAGAAAAATTTGGACTTGTCCCCAAATCGGAAGAAGAAAAGTGGCAAGCGGAGCAAGTAAATGCTACCATACATGATTTTGTAGCAGAAG GACGATTGGCTTTCCACGGCAAGAGGTGGATAGATTCTTACCACAATCAAAAGGAGGAGACACAGCCCTACATTGATTGGGTCGCCAAAGAGAGGATAccaaaatggctgaaatattttGAGGAAGTCCTGAAGAGAAATAATGATGGGCAAGG ttTCCTATTCGGATCAGAGTTGACGTATGTAGACCTGGGACTACTTCAATGCCTCCGAGGTTGTGAATATTCCTACCCTAAGGCGTTTGAGGCAGCGGATTATTGCCCTCTGCTGAAGGCTTTTAAGACCCGTATGGAAGCCCGACCTAAGCTTGCAGCGTACTACAAGTCGGAGCGATACGCCAAGCATCCACAGGACACCAACAGCATGATGTAA